From the Selenomonas sp. oral taxon 920 genome, the window AAGAGTGCAAGCGCCCGCGCCTGCGCGGGCTTGCGGGAAAGCCCCGCGAGCCGCTCATCCGTAATCTCCCCGGCTGTATAGAACTTCTCATAGTGTGCCTTGTCGCGTTTGTCGGCACGGTATTCCTTACGCACGAGATCATAGCGCAGCAGTTTTTCCACGCACCCCTCCACTGCAGCCGCAGGCATCGCCCGCTGCAGCGCTGCCATGCTCTGACCGCCGGTTTCACGCAGGTGGGAGAAAACGGCGCGCGCCTGTGCATCCGCGAGTATGGGGTGCGCCGTATCCGCATCCTCCGCTGCCGCATAGACCGGGAAGATGCGCAGCCCGCTCTTACCCGGCATGAAGAGCCGCATAATCTCCGCCGCCGAGCAGAGGTAGAAGTCCGCGAGTTCCTGTGCTGCGGCAAGCAGCTCGCGGGAGAACCACGCCTCCTCATCCACCGCATCGATGATCTCCTTCAGCGCATGCTGTCCATCCCGCGCTGCATCGTAGGTGCGCACACAGGTGACAAAGCCCTCCTTGCGCACGCGGCCAAATGGAACGAATACACGCCACCCCACATCGACCTGTGTCAGCGTTTCGGGCAGAATGTATGTGAATTCCTGCGCAAGGCTCTTGACCGGAGTATTGATATAGACATCCGCAACGGTCATATGTTCACTTTCTTCACCAAAAAAGCCGTTACACGAATGCGTTCGTGCAACAGCTCCTTTCTATACATTCCTACGATGCAATTGCCGCCCGATTCGCAAGGATTTCCTTGCCCGCCTGGCACGCCGGGCAGATGCAGGTATCTTCCCCCTGCGCCTTCGCCTGCTTTGCTGCAGCAGCAAGTTCGCCCGCCTTCTGCGCACCAAATACGGCAACGCCGTCCGGCGAGTCCGTGAAGCTGATGAGCTGGTCGATCGTCAGCACATCGCTCTTGATCTCATCAATGAGTGTCCGAAACGCAGATTTTTCCTGCGGCGTGTCCACAGCTCCCAGAAATGTCTCCGCCTTTTTCTTCAGCCCCTCATAAACCGACGGTGCGTCGGACATCCTGCGAACCTGCTCGATAACGCCGCTGCGATCCAATGCCATAAGTTCCTCCGTTCCATTTCCAAAACAATCTATGCGTTATTATAGGGCAACAGACGATGTTTGACAACAAGAAAAGATATGTTTTGCGAAAAGATAAAAGACTTTGTAAAATTCTGGCAGGACATTTTACACTCATTGCCGTTAATATTAACAAAGCTTGCCGATCTCCTAGGTGCCCCTATTGCACGGTGCAGGAGCGGAACGCAGGTCGCCGTATGCTGCTCGAATGGGTACAGCGCCTCATCATCGAAAAGATTGAGGCAAATACTTGACAAATTTGAGATTTTTTCTCAGTTTTCTTGCCGCTGTTGCTTGAATCACATCCTTTGCATCGCATTCCGTGTATGCTATGCACAGAAACACACAAGATTCACAAGGAGGAAACATCATGGCAATCCTGAACAATATCCAGCATCAACAGGCACTCCTGCTCAAGGAGCAGGTCGCATACGCAGAGGGACAGGTCGTCAGCAAGACGCTCGTCCAGAACAAGGGGATCGGCGTCACACTCTTCGCCTTCGCGAAGGGCGAGGGCATCAGCACGCACGCCTCCACGGGTGACGCGCTTGTCACGGCGCTCGAGGGGGAAGGCGTCATCAAAATCGATGATGAAACCTACACGCTCAAAGAAGGTGAGAGCATCGTCATGCCCTCGAACCATCCGCACTCCGTTTATGCGGCAAAGGAAACGCCGTTCAAAATGCTCCTCGTCGTTGCGTTTCCCGCAGCGTAAAAACACATCAGTACATATTTCTCCCTGAATGCAAACACCCGCAGCTCTTTCGCTGCGGGTGTTTGCTGTTCTTATTCTTCCCCCTGCTGCGGTGCAGTCCCCCTTGTCTGCTGCAAAAATGTACGCGGCGAACATTTCATATACTTTTTGAACACCGTACAAAAATTCTTGTAGTCGCCGAACCCGTTCTCCTCGGCAACCTCATAGACGCGATACTTTCCTGAGGAGAGCTGTGCGATCGCATTTTGCAGGCGCTCGCGCGTCAGCATTTCGAGAAAGGTCTGCCCCGCCGCCTCCTTGAACTTGCGGCTGAGATAGCTCGCGCTCACGCCCGCCTCCTCGGCGAGGAGTTCGATGCTGAGCTTCTCCCGATAATCGTGCTGAATCCGCTCCATTGCATGCCGTACATAGGGATTGAGTGTCTCATCTTCGAAATAGCGCCGCCAGTCGATTCCCTCCGTGATTCCCATTCTGCCGCCTGTCCCCGCAGCAATAAGACGCTGCATAAGCGCGGAGAGTTCTGCCTCATCCACTGGCTTCAGCAGATAGTCCGCCGCCTGCAGGCGGACTGCCTTCTTTGCATAGCCAAACTCTGCATAGCTGGTCAAAAAGACGAGCTTCGGCAGGATGCCCTCCGCGCGCGCACATTCTGCCATCTCAATGCCGTCCATGCGCGGCATGCGAATGTCCGTCAGGACGACATCGGGATGCTCAGTACGCAGGAGTTCCAGCCCTGTCCTTCCGTCGGGCGCGTCTCCCACGACAATGCAGCCCATACCTGCCCAGTCGATCGTACAGAGCAGCCCTCGGCGGATGATCTCCTCATCCTCAACGATGAGCACGCGCAGCATCGCACACACCTCCCTCTCCATCGTCCATTGGCAGGAGCATCGCAACACAGGTGCCGCCCTCTGCACGCCGCGTAATCTCTATGCCGTATTCCATGCCGTAGAGGAGCTGAATGCGGCGATGTATGTTGTAGATTCCCGTGTGTATGGAGCTGTTTTCCCCGCGCTCCATCATCCAGCGCAGATGTTTCAGTGTCTCCGCCTCCATACCCGTTCCCGCATCCTCTATACGGATGTGCAGATTCCCGTCTGCAGCGGCAATCCGTGTCGTGATATGAATCTCCCCCTCCGCATTTGCACCATAGTGGATGGCATTCTCTACGACAGGCTGCAGGAGGAGTTTCGGCACAAAACACGCCTTTGCACTCTCTGCAATCTCCTGAGAATAGTTCAGACGCGCACCAAAACGCTGCCGCTGAATCTCAATATAGTTCTCGAGATGGCGGATATCCTCGGCAAGCGGCACGCGCTGCACGCGATTGTCAATGCTGTAGCGCAGGAGTGCGGAGAGCGCTGTAATCATACGCACAGCAGCATCGGGATCAAGTTTTGTCATGAACTTGATATTCTCAAGTGTGTTAAAGAGGAAATGCGGGTTAAACTGCGATTCGAGCTGTCGCAGCTCCGAGATCACACTCACACGTGCCCTCTCTTCATTTTCCTGCATCAGCCGCACAAGACTCTGTACCATGCGGTTGTACTCGCCTGCGATCTCCTCGAACTCGTTCCCCGTCTGAATGACAAGTTCCCGTTCCAGATTCCCGTGGCGCACGGTGCGGAATGCGGCAACAATCTCATCCATTGCGCGCGTTTTCTCTGCTGTCTCGCGGCGTACGCGGAAAAAGATCAGCGGCACCATGAGGAGGAGCACGGCAAGGAGAATCGCTGCCCCCGTCGCGAACTGCGCGATGCGGCTGCCGACGGGCAGAATCGCGTAGACGGTGAAATGTCCGTCCAATACAGGCTCCTGCACCACGTAGAACTGCTGCCCTTCCACCTCGACCAGCCCATGTGCATCCGCAACTTCCGGCACGATCTTGTGAAAGACGGGGTCGCGAAAGATCGTCATGGTGGAAAACGGCGCACGTCCGGCGCGATCCGCAAGGACAACGTGTATCTTCTCGCCGGTCTGAAGGCGCTTCGCCAGTTCCTGCACGGACATAACGAATACAGCATAGCCCTCCGTTTTCGCAGGCACCGCCCCATGCACCTGCCCCACAGGAAGTGGGGCATGAATCGCCTGACCGACAACATAGTCCCATTCATGTTCCCCACGCGGGACAAATTCCTGAACGCAGCCCTCTGCCGTATCCATGCGTGAGAGTACGCCCCAGTGCGGCGGCGGCGATTCGAGGTAGGAAGGGATGCCCGCGTGTGTCTGAAAGAGCATTTGCCGCTCGGCATCCATAAGATAGAAGCGCGGGAGCGTTCCATGCAGACTCAGTTCCGCATACAGGCGCTCAAAATACAGGCGGCGCTCCTGTGCCGTCCCATGAATCGGCGCCGTGCCGTTCATCGCAAGCGCTGCCGCACGTGCCTCATAGTCATGCGTCAGTTCCGTGAATATCTCGCCCGCCGTACGCGCCTCCTCTGCCGTGCGCGTCACGACGTTGCGCTCCCA encodes:
- a CDS encoding cupin domain-containing protein; this translates as MAILNNIQHQQALLLKEQVAYAEGQVVSKTLVQNKGIGVTLFAFAKGEGISTHASTGDALVTALEGEGVIKIDDETYTLKEGESIVMPSNHPHSVYAAKETPFKMLLVVAFPAA
- a CDS encoding response regulator transcription factor, which codes for MLRVLIVEDEEIIRRGLLCTIDWAGMGCIVVGDAPDGRTGLELLRTEHPDVVLTDIRMPRMDGIEMAECARAEGILPKLVFLTSYAEFGYAKKAVRLQAADYLLKPVDEAELSALMQRLIAAGTGGRMGITEGIDWRRYFEDETLNPYVRHAMERIQHDYREKLSIELLAEEAGVSASYLSRKFKEAAGQTFLEMLTRERLQNAIAQLSSGKYRVYEVAEENGFGDYKNFCTVFKKYMKCSPRTFLQQTRGTAPQQGEE
- a CDS encoding sensor histidine kinase — protein: MRRFQDEVRSALLKYALTPGLLVAFICIFLAALYWERNVVTRTAEEARTAGEIFTELTHDYEARAAALAMNGTAPIHGTAQERRLYFERLYAELSLHGTLPRFYLMDAERQMLFQTHAGIPSYLESPPPHWGVLSRMDTAEGCVQEFVPRGEHEWDYVVGQAIHAPLPVGQVHGAVPAKTEGYAVFVMSVQELAKRLQTGEKIHVVLADRAGRAPFSTMTIFRDPVFHKIVPEVADAHGLVEVEGQQFYVVQEPVLDGHFTVYAILPVGSRIAQFATGAAILLAVLLLMVPLIFFRVRRETAEKTRAMDEIVAAFRTVRHGNLERELVIQTGNEFEEIAGEYNRMVQSLVRLMQENEERARVSVISELRQLESQFNPHFLFNTLENIKFMTKLDPDAAVRMITALSALLRYSIDNRVQRVPLAEDIRHLENYIEIQRQRFGARLNYSQEIAESAKACFVPKLLLQPVVENAIHYGANAEGEIHITTRIAAADGNLHIRIEDAGTGMEAETLKHLRWMMERGENSSIHTGIYNIHRRIQLLYGMEYGIEITRRAEGGTCVAMLLPMDDGEGGVCDAARAHR